Proteins encoded in a region of the Mycobacterium branderi genome:
- a CDS encoding phytoene desaturase family protein, whose product MMDYDAIVIGAGHNGLAAAVILQRAGLRTVCLESKLYAGGMASTVELFDGYHFEIAGSVQFPTAPVVADELGLGNLPTVDLDVMSVAVRGVGDDPLVQYSDPIKLFTHLNEVHGADAVNGMAGLMAWSQAPTRALGRFDAGAPPKTLDEMYACATNEFERAAINEMLFGSVTDVLDRYLPDREKHGALRGSMTVLAVNTLYRGPATPGSAAALAFGLGVPDGDTMQMKKLRGGIGALTSHLRNQLESEGGEVRLRTKVAEILVADGRVRGVRTEAGDTVTAPVVISGIAPDLTVGELVDPAALPADIRERYGRIDHRGSYLQMHFALDEAPAFAAPYQPLNDPAMQASIGLFCTPEEVQKQWEDCRRGIVPADPTVVLQIPSQNDPDLAPDGKHAASAFALWFPIEGGADYGRAKVEMGQRVIDKITRLAPNFERSIIRHTTFTPKHMGTMFGAPGGDYCHGLLNPDQIGPNRPGPKGFLGQPIPIDGLYLGSAGCHGGPGITFIPGYNAAHQALADAGR is encoded by the coding sequence ATCATGGACTACGACGCGATCGTGATTGGTGCCGGGCACAACGGATTAGCGGCGGCAGTGATCCTGCAACGCGCCGGACTGCGCACGGTGTGCCTGGAATCCAAGCTCTACGCCGGTGGCATGGCGTCGACGGTCGAGTTGTTCGACGGCTACCATTTCGAGATCGCCGGCTCGGTGCAGTTCCCGACGGCGCCGGTGGTCGCCGACGAGTTGGGACTGGGCAACCTGCCGACCGTTGACCTCGACGTGATGTCGGTGGCGGTGCGCGGGGTCGGCGACGATCCGCTGGTCCAGTACAGCGACCCGATCAAGCTGTTCACCCACCTGAACGAGGTGCACGGCGCCGACGCTGTCAACGGCATGGCGGGGTTGATGGCCTGGAGCCAGGCGCCCACCCGTGCCCTGGGCCGGTTCGACGCCGGCGCGCCGCCCAAGACGCTCGACGAGATGTATGCCTGTGCCACAAACGAATTCGAACGCGCAGCGATCAACGAGATGCTGTTCGGGTCGGTCACCGACGTGCTGGACCGCTATCTGCCCGACCGTGAGAAACACGGCGCGCTGCGCGGCTCGATGACCGTGCTGGCCGTCAACACCCTGTATCGGGGGCCGGCCACACCTGGTAGCGCGGCCGCGCTCGCCTTCGGCCTCGGCGTGCCCGACGGCGACACGATGCAGATGAAAAAACTGCGCGGCGGCATCGGCGCGTTGACGTCGCATCTGCGCAACCAACTGGAGAGCGAAGGCGGCGAAGTCCGGTTGCGCACCAAGGTGGCCGAAATCCTCGTCGCTGACGGGCGGGTACGCGGCGTGCGCACCGAAGCCGGCGACACGGTGACGGCCCCTGTCGTCATCTCCGGAATCGCGCCCGATCTCACGGTGGGTGAGTTGGTCGATCCCGCCGCGCTGCCCGCCGATATTCGGGAGCGCTACGGCCGCATCGACCACCGCGGCAGTTACCTGCAGATGCACTTCGCGCTGGACGAGGCCCCGGCCTTCGCCGCGCCCTACCAGCCGCTCAACGACCCGGCCATGCAGGCGTCGATCGGCTTGTTCTGCACCCCGGAGGAAGTCCAGAAGCAATGGGAGGATTGCCGGCGCGGAATCGTCCCGGCCGACCCCACCGTGGTGCTACAGATTCCGTCGCAGAACGACCCGGACTTGGCGCCGGACGGAAAGCACGCCGCGTCGGCGTTCGCGTTGTGGTTCCCGATCGAGGGCGGGGCGGACTACGGCCGGGCCAAGGTCGAGATGGGCCAGCGGGTGATCGACAAGATCACCAGGCTGGCACCGAATTTCGAGCGCAGCATCATCCGCCACACCACCTTTACGCCCAAGCACATGGGCACCATGTTCGGCGCGCCGGGGGGCGACTACTGCCATGGGCTGTTGAATCCCGACCAGATCGGTCCCAACCGGCCGGGCCCGAAAGGTTTTCTCGGACAGCCGATCCCGATCGACGGGCTCTACCTCGGCAGCGCCGGCTGCCACGGCGGACCCGGGATCACGTTCATCCCGGGCTACAACGCCGCCCATCAAGCATTGGCGGACGCCGGACGTTGA
- a CDS encoding lysophospholipid acyltransferase family protein codes for MEPVYGTVIQLARLTWRLQGLRFTVSGVEHLPETGGAVIAINHTSYFDFTFAGLPAYKQGLGRKVRFMAKQEVFDHKVSGPIMRGCRHIPVDRESGAASFEAAVAALKAGELVGVYPEATISRSFEIKELKSGAARMAIAAGVPIIPHIVWGAQRIWTKDHPKKLLRPKVPIAVAVGEPIQPTLAAPELTKLLHSRMQHLLERVQDAYGPHPAGEFWVPHRLGGGAPSLAEAARLDAEEATRRAAARAARLRPDAEAAPE; via the coding sequence GTGGAGCCGGTGTACGGGACGGTCATTCAGCTTGCACGCCTGACGTGGCGATTGCAGGGTTTGCGGTTCACCGTCAGCGGGGTGGAGCACCTGCCCGAGACCGGCGGAGCCGTCATCGCGATCAACCACACCAGCTACTTCGACTTCACCTTCGCCGGGCTGCCCGCATACAAGCAGGGCCTGGGCCGCAAGGTGCGGTTCATGGCCAAGCAGGAAGTGTTCGACCACAAGGTGTCCGGGCCGATCATGCGCGGCTGCCGGCACATTCCAGTGGACCGGGAAAGCGGCGCGGCCTCCTTCGAGGCGGCAGTCGCCGCACTCAAGGCGGGTGAGCTGGTCGGGGTGTACCCGGAGGCGACGATCAGCCGAAGCTTCGAGATCAAAGAGCTCAAGTCCGGCGCCGCCCGGATGGCCATCGCGGCAGGCGTGCCGATCATCCCGCACATCGTGTGGGGCGCCCAGCGGATCTGGACCAAGGACCACCCGAAGAAGCTGCTCCGCCCCAAGGTGCCGATCGCGGTGGCGGTCGGCGAGCCGATCCAGCCCACCCTGGCCGCGCCGGAGCTGACGAAGTTGCTGCATTCACGGATGCAGCATTTGCTGGAGCGGGTGCAAGACGCGTACGGGCCGCACCCCGCCGGCGAGTTCTGGGTTCCGCACCGGCTGGGCGGCGGCGCCCCGTCGCTCGCCGAGGCCGCCCGGCTCGATGCCGAAGAAGCCACCCGGCGCGCCGCCGCCCGGGCGGCCCGTCTGCGGCCCGATGCGGAGGCCGCGCCGGAGTAG
- a CDS encoding N-acetylmuramoyl-L-alanine amidase, protein MRSRRPPAMLFTALAATVVIVPWAATEHRDRPTAAGDTQLTQQPLIGLGGGETIREISQPTPFSMVALTGGDLTGTSARVRAKRADGSWSPWRDAEALESEGSDEASTVPRGTEPVFVGKTTIVQIAVTRPAGAPLTSAPPHIAPAALGYRPATVEQPLPQNISAVLISPPEAPADTQWTPPSAVLAPGQPPNIISRSQWGADESIRCGNTLYDNAVRAAVVHHTAESNDYEPQDSAAIVRSIYAYHTQTLGWCDIAYNALVDKYGQVFEGRAGGISRAVEGSHTGGFNRDTWGVAMIGNFDDEPPTPIQLRTVGRLLGWRLGIDHVDPHGTVTLTSAGGPNTHFPAGATPTLPNIFSHRDVGATLCPGNVAYARMDEIRDIAARFNDPPGPQDLAAALQGGAIYERWQAMGGMKSPLGVPTSPEATAAGSARYATFDKGAVYWSPETGAQPVTGAIYEAWAFLGYERGALGLPTSGEIQQPQWITQNFQHGTLNFDRETGHVTRVIDGVAQELPPPAPDGPPVQLERFSPVHPAA, encoded by the coding sequence TTGCGCAGCCGTCGCCCGCCGGCAATGTTGTTCACCGCCCTCGCGGCGACCGTCGTCATCGTGCCCTGGGCGGCCACCGAGCATCGGGATCGGCCGACCGCGGCGGGCGATACCCAACTGACGCAGCAGCCGTTGATCGGCCTGGGCGGCGGTGAAACCATCCGCGAGATCAGCCAGCCCACACCGTTTTCCATGGTCGCACTGACCGGTGGGGATCTGACCGGCACGTCGGCACGGGTGCGCGCCAAGCGCGCCGACGGCTCCTGGAGCCCGTGGCGAGACGCCGAGGCACTCGAGTCCGAGGGCTCCGATGAAGCGTCGACTGTTCCGCGCGGCACCGAGCCGGTATTCGTCGGAAAAACTACGATCGTGCAGATCGCCGTCACCCGGCCCGCCGGCGCACCGCTGACGTCGGCGCCACCTCACATCGCGCCGGCTGCCCTCGGCTATCGGCCGGCGACCGTCGAACAGCCGTTGCCGCAGAACATTTCGGCGGTGCTGATCTCCCCGCCGGAGGCACCGGCCGACACGCAGTGGACGCCGCCGTCGGCGGTGCTCGCGCCGGGTCAACCGCCCAACATCATCAGCCGCTCGCAGTGGGGCGCCGACGAGTCGATACGGTGCGGAAACACCTTGTACGACAACGCTGTTCGCGCTGCCGTGGTTCACCACACTGCGGAGAGCAACGACTACGAGCCGCAGGATTCGGCCGCGATCGTGCGGTCCATCTACGCCTACCACACCCAAACCCTGGGCTGGTGCGACATCGCCTACAACGCGCTGGTCGACAAGTACGGCCAGGTGTTCGAGGGCCGGGCCGGCGGGATCAGCCGAGCCGTCGAGGGTTCGCACACCGGCGGGTTCAACCGCGACACCTGGGGTGTGGCGATGATCGGAAACTTCGACGACGAGCCGCCGACCCCGATCCAGCTGCGCACCGTCGGCCGGCTGCTCGGCTGGCGGCTGGGTATCGACCACGTCGACCCGCACGGCACCGTGACGCTGACTTCGGCCGGCGGTCCCAACACGCACTTCCCGGCCGGCGCCACACCGACGCTGCCGAACATATTCAGTCACCGCGACGTCGGCGCCACCCTGTGCCCCGGCAACGTCGCCTACGCACGGATGGACGAGATCCGTGATATCGCAGCCCGATTCAACGATCCGCCCGGGCCGCAAGACTTGGCGGCGGCGCTGCAAGGCGGCGCGATCTACGAGCGCTGGCAGGCGATGGGCGGGATGAAAAGTCCCCTGGGCGTGCCGACCTCACCGGAGGCCACCGCGGCCGGCTCAGCGCGTTACGCCACCTTCGACAAGGGCGCCGTCTACTGGTCACCGGAGACCGGCGCCCAACCGGTCACCGGCGCGATCTACGAAGCCTGGGCTTTTCTCGGCTATGAACGCGGCGCCCTCGGACTGCCGACCAGCGGGGAAATCCAGCAGCCGCAATGGATCACACAGAACTTCCAGCACGGCACGCTGAACTTCGACCGGGAAACCGGCCACGTCACCCGAGTCATCGACGGCGTCGCGCAGGAACTGCCGCCGCCCGCCCCCGACGGGCCGCCGGTGCAACTCGAGCGGTTCTCCCCCGTCCACCCGGCCGCGTAG
- a CDS encoding class I SAM-dependent methyltransferase: MAMNLLHRRRCSSAGWEKAVADQLLPWALRDVELGARTLEIGPGYGATLRALLDRAATLTAVEVDGAMADRLQRRYGDRARIIHASGAETGLPADHFTSVVCFTMLHHVPSAELQDQLFAEAYRVLQPGGVFAGSDGVPSLPFRLLHVADTYNPIAPKDLPGRLRAAGFTDVHTDVKGGRQKWRATKQV; the protein is encoded by the coding sequence ATGGCGATGAATCTCTTGCACCGACGACGGTGCAGCTCGGCGGGTTGGGAAAAGGCGGTGGCCGATCAGCTGTTGCCGTGGGCGCTGCGGGACGTCGAATTGGGCGCGCGCACATTGGAAATCGGCCCCGGATACGGCGCGACGCTGCGGGCCCTGCTGGATCGGGCAGCCACGCTCACCGCGGTCGAGGTCGACGGCGCGATGGCCGATCGCCTGCAGCGCCGCTACGGCGACCGGGCGCGCATCATCCACGCCAGCGGCGCCGAAACCGGGCTGCCCGCAGATCATTTCACCTCGGTGGTGTGTTTCACCATGCTGCACCACGTGCCCAGCGCCGAGTTGCAGGACCAGCTTTTCGCCGAGGCGTACCGAGTGCTGCAGCCCGGCGGGGTGTTCGCCGGCAGCGACGGCGTGCCGTCCCTGCCGTTCCGGCTGCTGCACGTGGCCGACACCTACAACCCGATCGCGCCGAAGGACCTCCCCGGGAGGCTTCGCGCGGCCGGATTCACCGATGTCCACACCGACGTCAAGGGTGGCCGGCAGAAATGGCGGGCCACCAAGCAGGTCTAG
- a CDS encoding lysophospholipid acyltransferase family protein gives MEPVFRALEITAKAVVKAVGSPISFEGLENIPADGGAVIAINHTSYVDFLPAGLAVHHRGRRIRFLIKAEMQQVKVVDFLIRHTKTIPVNRAAGGDAYAVALQRLREGEVVGVYPEATISRSFELKEFKTGAARMAMEAQVPIVPLIVWGAHRIWTKDHPRNLGRKKIPITVAAGVPLAPRGDVEQLEARLHDEMTGLLHRVQEEYPHPPGAFWVPHRLGGGAPTLAEAKVREEAERAARARSRAEQEP, from the coding sequence ATGGAACCGGTTTTCCGCGCCCTCGAGATCACCGCCAAAGCGGTCGTCAAGGCCGTCGGCAGCCCGATCTCCTTCGAGGGGCTCGAGAACATTCCGGCGGACGGCGGTGCTGTCATCGCGATCAACCACACCAGCTACGTCGACTTCCTGCCGGCCGGGCTGGCCGTGCATCACCGCGGCCGCCGGATCCGCTTCCTGATCAAGGCCGAGATGCAGCAGGTGAAGGTCGTCGACTTTCTGATCAGGCACACCAAGACCATCCCGGTGAACCGCGCGGCCGGCGGGGACGCGTATGCGGTCGCGTTGCAGCGGTTGCGCGAGGGCGAGGTGGTCGGCGTCTATCCGGAGGCGACGATCAGCCGAAGCTTCGAGCTCAAGGAATTCAAAACCGGCGCGGCCCGGATGGCCATGGAGGCGCAGGTGCCGATCGTGCCGCTGATCGTGTGGGGTGCGCACCGCATCTGGACCAAGGACCACCCGCGAAACCTCGGCCGCAAGAAGATCCCGATCACGGTGGCCGCCGGTGTCCCGCTCGCGCCGCGCGGCGACGTCGAGCAACTCGAAGCCCGGTTGCACGACGAGATGACGGGTTTGCTGCACCGGGTGCAGGAGGAATATCCGCATCCGCCGGGCGCGTTCTGGGTGCCGCATCGGCTCGGCGGCGGCGCGCCTACCCTGGCGGAGGCCAAAGTTCGCGAGGAGGCCGAGCGGGCCGCGCGCGCCCGCAGTCGTGCGGAGCAGGAGCCGTGA
- a CDS encoding lysophospholipid acyltransferase family protein, with product MAEPFFRMMEIVVPPLVAVNGTKITYQGLQNIPERGGALVALNHTSYVDWLPASMAAYQRRRRLRFMIKAEMQDVAAVNYVIKHAKLIPVDRSHGSDAYAVAVRELKRGELVGLHPEATISRSFELRPFKTGAARLALEAQVPIIPMIVWGAQRIWPKDHPRRLFRNKVPITVAVGAPLAARGSVDELNARLRDTMKSMLYRVQEEYPHPEGAYWVPRRLGGSAPTPDESKALRIAELMERARKQGVSRL from the coding sequence ATGGCAGAACCGTTCTTCCGCATGATGGAGATCGTCGTCCCGCCACTGGTCGCGGTGAACGGCACCAAGATCACCTACCAGGGCCTGCAGAACATTCCCGAACGTGGCGGCGCGCTGGTGGCGCTCAACCACACCAGCTATGTCGACTGGCTGCCGGCGTCGATGGCCGCGTACCAACGTCGACGCCGGCTGCGGTTCATGATCAAGGCCGAGATGCAGGACGTGGCGGCGGTCAACTACGTCATCAAGCACGCCAAGCTCATCCCGGTGGACCGCAGCCACGGATCCGACGCCTACGCGGTGGCGGTGCGCGAGCTGAAGCGCGGCGAACTCGTCGGGCTCCACCCGGAGGCCACGATCAGCCGCAGCTTCGAATTGCGGCCGTTCAAGACCGGGGCGGCCCGCCTGGCGCTGGAGGCGCAGGTGCCGATCATTCCGATGATCGTCTGGGGCGCACAGCGGATCTGGCCCAAAGACCATCCGCGGCGCCTGTTTCGCAACAAGGTTCCGATCACCGTCGCCGTGGGCGCGCCGCTGGCAGCGCGAGGCAGCGTCGACGAGCTCAATGCGCGGCTGCGCGACACGATGAAGTCGATGCTGTATCGGGTGCAGGAGGAGTACCCGCATCCCGAAGGCGCCTACTGGGTGCCGCGCCGGCTCGGCGGCAGCGCCCCGACGCCCGACGAGTCGAAGGCGCTCCGGATCGCCGAATTGATGGAGCGGGCCCGCAAGCAGGGCGTGAGCCGGCTGTGA
- a CDS encoding TetR/AcrR family transcriptional regulator: protein MVRPARTARSERTREALIQAAQVRFLAQGVEDTSAEQIAADAGVSLRTFYRHFTSKHDLLFADYTGLKWFRAALDARPADEPIIESVQTAIFSFPYDVEAVTKVAALRGGELDPGRIVRHMREVQADFADAIAEQLHRRSCTAEMTADARLHAMVTARCIAAAVFGAMEFWMLGDDRSLGELARMCHAALESLRTGLAEVSS from the coding sequence ATGGTCAGACCCGCCCGGACGGCGCGCAGCGAGCGCACTCGCGAGGCCCTCATTCAAGCCGCGCAGGTGCGATTCCTGGCCCAGGGCGTCGAAGACACGTCGGCCGAGCAGATCGCGGCGGACGCCGGGGTGTCGCTGCGGACCTTCTATCGGCACTTCACGTCCAAGCACGATCTGCTGTTTGCCGACTACACCGGGTTGAAGTGGTTCCGCGCCGCGCTGGACGCCCGGCCGGCCGACGAACCGATCATCGAGTCCGTCCAAACCGCCATCTTCTCGTTTCCCTATGACGTTGAGGCCGTGACCAAAGTCGCCGCCCTTCGGGGTGGCGAGCTCGACCCTGGCCGCATCGTCCGCCACATGCGAGAGGTCCAGGCCGACTTCGCCGACGCCATCGCTGAACAGCTGCACCGGCGTAGCTGTACCGCGGAGATGACGGCGGATGCGCGGTTGCACGCGATGGTGACCGCTCGCTGCATCGCGGCCGCGGTGTTCGGCGCGATGGAGTTCTGGATGCTCGGCGACGACCGGTCGTTGGGCGAGCTGGCCCGGATGTGTCATGCGGCGCTGGAGTCGCTGCGAACCGGCCTAGCCGAAGTTTCGTCATAA
- a CDS encoding DUF2834 domain-containing protein yields the protein MVSLLVHAILGLTVIGWIVASNPQVFSRPSRGPRFSALECLYYVVGVASVVIGWYFNIRFVREYATGSGNPLWGPGSWSDYIRLMFTNPASSSASQDYTIINVVLLPLFTIIDGYRRGLRRPWLYFVSSLFTSCAFALAFYFATVERQHRQAQSRETVHT from the coding sequence ATGGTCTCACTTCTAGTGCACGCAATCCTGGGACTGACGGTGATCGGATGGATCGTCGCGTCGAACCCACAGGTTTTCTCGCGGCCGTCCCGCGGGCCGCGCTTTTCGGCGCTTGAATGCCTGTACTACGTCGTCGGCGTCGCGTCGGTCGTGATCGGCTGGTATTTCAACATCCGCTTCGTGCGTGAGTACGCCACCGGGTCGGGCAATCCCCTTTGGGGACCGGGCAGTTGGTCGGACTACATCCGGCTGATGTTCACCAATCCCGCCTCCAGCTCGGCCAGCCAGGACTACACAATCATCAATGTCGTTCTGCTGCCGTTGTTTACCATCATCGACGGCTACCGGCGCGGGCTACGACGACCGTGGCTGTACTTCGTGTCCAGCTTGTTCACCAGCTGCGCCTTCGCACTCGCGTTTTACTTCGCCACCGTCGAGCGGCAGCACCGGCAGGCGCAGTCGCGAGAAACCGTGCACACCTAG
- a CDS encoding AraC family transcriptional regulator: MSEISHQGLVTSSQTLPPGARIERHRHPQHQIVYPSSGAVSVTTPAGTWITPANRAIWIPAGCWHEHKFHGHTQFHGVALDPRRYRRGPDAPTVLAVSPLMRELIIACSQADGTDSDEHHRMLAVLHDQLQATSVREPLWIPTPVDPRLRQACALITDNLREPLTLRQIGDRVGVGQRTLSRLFRDELAMTFPQWRTQVRLQHALMLLAEHDNVTSVALQCGWATPSAFIDTYRRAFGHTPGKAV, encoded by the coding sequence ATGTCGGAAATCAGCCACCAGGGGCTGGTGACCTCGTCGCAGACGCTGCCACCGGGAGCGCGGATCGAGCGGCACCGCCATCCGCAACATCAGATCGTCTACCCGTCCTCGGGCGCCGTCTCGGTAACCACCCCGGCGGGGACCTGGATCACCCCCGCCAATCGGGCCATATGGATACCGGCGGGCTGCTGGCATGAACACAAGTTCCACGGCCACACGCAGTTTCACGGCGTCGCGCTGGACCCCCGTCGCTACCGCCGCGGACCCGATGCACCGACCGTGCTGGCGGTCAGCCCGTTGATGCGCGAGCTGATCATCGCGTGTTCGCAGGCCGACGGCACCGACAGCGACGAGCACCACCGGATGCTCGCCGTGCTGCACGACCAACTGCAGGCCACCAGCGTCCGCGAGCCCCTGTGGATTCCCACCCCGGTCGACCCCAGGCTGCGGCAAGCGTGTGCGCTGATCACCGATAACCTGCGCGAGCCGTTGACACTGCGGCAGATCGGCGACCGGGTCGGCGTCGGCCAGCGCACGCTGAGCCGCCTGTTCCGCGACGAGCTGGCCATGACGTTTCCGCAATGGCGCACCCAGGTGCGCCTGCAACACGCGCTGATGTTGCTCGCCGAGCACGACAACGTCACTTCCGTTGCGCTGCAATGCGGTTGGGCCACGCCGAGCGCCTTCATCGACACCTACCGGCGGGCCTTCGGGCATACCCCCGGAAAGGCGGTCTAG
- a CDS encoding MBL fold metallo-hydrolase, producing MQVTSVGHAGFRIETRAGSILCDPWVNPAYFASWFPFPDNSGLDWDALGDCDYLYVSHLHKDHFDAKLLAKHVNKDAVVLLPEYPVPDLRDELAKLGFHRFFETTDSVKHRVSGPKGELDIMIIALRAPADGPIGDSALVVSDGDTTVFNMNDARPVDLDVLHSAFGHVDVHMLQYSGAIWYPMVYDMPARAKEAFGTQKRQRQMDRARQYIAQVGATWVIPSAGPPCFLDPELRHLNDDHGDPANIFPDQVVFLDQMRAHGHDRGLLMMPGSTAEFSGTQLHSLRHPLPTEQVEAIFTTAKADYIADYAARMAPVLAAEKAHWAPAAGESLLEPLRAALEPIMLASDEICDGIGYPVELRLGPQTVVLDFPKRTVREPVPDEKFRYGFEIPPELVRTVLRDNEPDWVNTIFLSTRFKAWRVGGYNEYLYTFFKCLTDERIAYADGWFAETHDDTASITLDGWQMQRRCPHLKADLSKFGVVEGNTLTCNLHGWQWNLENGRCLTARGHELRCSRL from the coding sequence ATGCAGGTCACCAGCGTCGGCCACGCCGGCTTCCGGATCGAGACCCGTGCGGGCAGCATTCTTTGCGACCCGTGGGTCAACCCTGCCTACTTCGCATCGTGGTTCCCGTTCCCCGACAACAGCGGCCTGGACTGGGACGCGCTCGGTGATTGCGACTATCTCTACGTCTCGCATCTGCACAAGGACCACTTCGACGCCAAGCTGCTCGCCAAGCATGTCAACAAGGACGCCGTGGTGCTGCTGCCCGAGTATCCGGTGCCGGACTTGCGAGATGAGTTGGCAAAACTCGGTTTTCACCGGTTCTTCGAAACCACCGACTCTGTCAAGCATCGGGTCAGCGGGCCGAAGGGCGAACTCGACATCATGATCATCGCCCTGCGGGCACCCGCCGACGGACCGATCGGCGACTCGGCGCTGGTGGTCTCCGACGGCGACACCACGGTGTTCAACATGAACGACGCCCGGCCGGTGGACCTCGACGTGCTGCATTCGGCGTTCGGCCACGTCGATGTGCACATGCTGCAGTACTCCGGCGCGATCTGGTACCCGATGGTCTACGACATGCCCGCGCGGGCCAAGGAAGCGTTCGGCACCCAGAAGCGGCAACGCCAGATGGACCGCGCCCGCCAGTACATCGCGCAGGTCGGCGCCACCTGGGTGATCCCGTCCGCCGGTCCGCCGTGCTTTCTGGATCCCGAACTGCGCCACCTCAACGACGACCACGGCGATCCGGCCAACATCTTCCCGGACCAGGTGGTATTCCTCGACCAGATGCGCGCGCACGGCCACGACCGCGGGCTGTTGATGATGCCCGGTTCGACTGCGGAATTCTCTGGCACGCAATTGCATTCGCTTCGCCACCCGCTGCCAACCGAGCAAGTCGAAGCGATCTTCACCACTGCTAAGGCCGACTACATCGCCGACTACGCGGCGCGGATGGCGCCGGTGCTGGCGGCGGAGAAAGCGCACTGGGCACCCGCCGCCGGGGAGTCGTTGCTCGAGCCGCTGCGCGCGGCGCTCGAGCCGATCATGCTGGCCAGCGACGAGATCTGCGACGGCATCGGCTATCCCGTCGAGCTGAGGCTCGGCCCGCAGACCGTCGTGCTTGACTTCCCGAAACGCACTGTGCGCGAACCGGTTCCCGACGAGAAGTTCCGCTACGGCTTCGAGATCCCGCCGGAGCTGGTGCGCACTGTGCTGCGCGACAACGAACCCGACTGGGTCAACACCATCTTCTTGTCCACCCGGTTCAAGGCCTGGCGGGTCGGCGGTTACAACGAGTACCTGTACACGTTCTTCAAATGCCTGACCGACGAGCGCATCGCCTACGCCGACGGCTGGTTCGCCGAAACCCACGACGACACCGCGTCGATCACGCTGGACGGCTGGCAGATGCAGCGACGTTGCCCGCATTTGAAGGCCGACCTGTCCAAGTTCGGTGTGGTGGAAGGCAATACGCTGACCTGCAACCTGCACGGTTGGCAGTGGAACCTGGAGAACGGTCGCTGCCTGACCGCGCGCGGCCACGAGCTCCGGTGTTCGCGGCTGTGA
- a CDS encoding Cof-type HAD-IIB family hydrolase, which yields MTLPALIACDVDGTLIDDHERISPRTRHVVHAAVDAGATFILATGRPPRWVQPVVDELGFAPMAVCANGAVIYDAAADRVISAHTLAVDTLAQLAEIATRVIPGAGLAVERIGRRAHDTATPQFISSPGYEHAWLNPDNTEVSIEDLLSAPAVKLLIRKAGASSADMAAELSKHIGIEGDITYSTNNGLVEIVPLGFSKATGIDEIARPLGITDDDVVAFGDMPNDVPMLLRAGHGVAMGNAHPEAVAAANEVTAPNTDDGVARVLERWWL from the coding sequence ATGACCCTTCCCGCGCTCATCGCCTGCGACGTGGACGGCACGCTGATCGACGACCATGAACGGATCAGCCCGCGCACCCGGCACGTCGTCCATGCCGCCGTCGACGCGGGGGCCACGTTCATCCTGGCCACCGGACGACCGCCGCGCTGGGTGCAACCGGTGGTCGACGAGCTCGGATTCGCGCCGATGGCGGTGTGCGCCAACGGCGCCGTCATCTACGACGCGGCGGCCGACCGGGTGATCTCGGCGCACACCCTGGCCGTCGACACCCTCGCGCAGCTGGCCGAGATCGCGACGCGCGTCATTCCGGGCGCCGGGCTGGCCGTCGAGCGCATCGGCCGGCGCGCCCACGACACCGCGACGCCGCAATTCATCAGCTCACCAGGCTACGAGCACGCCTGGCTCAACCCGGACAACACCGAGGTGTCGATCGAAGATCTGCTCAGTGCGCCCGCGGTCAAGCTGCTGATCCGCAAGGCCGGGGCCAGCAGCGCCGACATGGCCGCCGAACTGTCCAAGCACATCGGCATCGAGGGTGACATCACCTACTCGACCAACAACGGGCTGGTCGAGATCGTGCCGTTGGGCTTCAGCAAGGCCACCGGTATCGACGAGATCGCCCGGCCGCTGGGCATCACTGACGACGACGTGGTCGCGTTCGGTGACATGCCCAACGACGTGCCGATGCTGTTGCGGGCCGGCCACGGCGTGGCGATGGGCAATGCGCATCCCGAGGCGGTGGCCGCCGCCAACGAGGTCACCGCGCCCAACACCGACGACGGGGTAGCGCGGGTGCTGGAACGCTGGTGGCTGTAG